The DNA window GCCAGGATCACCGGAAATACCAGCAGTACAAATAATGCCAGTTTCAGCGAAGTTGTGAGCAACAATACAAAGGCTCCTGCAAACGTAATCATGTTACGGATAAACTCAGCCAGCGTAGTGGCAAGGGTTTCCTGCAACAAAGATATGTCTGCCGAAATATGGCTGTTCAGTTCCCCGATCTTCCTTCTCATAAAAAAAGACATGGGCAATCTGATCAGATGATTATATACATCCTGTCTTAATGCTGACAACGTCTTTTCTGTGACATTAACGAAAAGGGTTACACGAAAAAAAGACAGTATCGCCTGTCCACACAGGACGGCCAGCAAAAGCAATCCTACCCGGTTAATAGCCTCCGGCAGATGATCTTTTGCACCATAATCCACGAGCTGCCCCAGCAGATAAGGAATGGTCAGCCCTGCCAGGCTTGACAGGACCAGGAATAACATTCCTGCAGCAAAGGATCCCCAATAGGGCTTTATATAACTATATAACCTGAACATCTGCCGGGGCTTTGATTTCAACGAAGTGTCTGTCTGCATCGGTTATGGTTGAAGATAAATACGGTGTGTTTTCGTTTATGCGTGTACTTTTTTAGCGGAAGCGCCGGATGAGATATTTGCAGTAATATGACGCTGCAGGATATTCAGTGCCTGGTCCAGTGTTTCCTGTTCAATAGTCAATGCGGGCAGTAGTTTGACTACTTTATCATGTCGGCCAACACATTCCACAATCAGTTTATCCTGGAAGCTCTGCTGCGCTACTTTCTTTGCCAGTAAAGGATCTTCGAAAGATGAAAGATCGATACCCCACATCAGGCCCCGGCCTCTGATAACGATACGTTCATCTGCGGCGGCCAGTTCTTCTTTCAGGAAACGTTCTATGTAAGAGGCTTTTTGTTTTACAGCGGCTTCCAGACCTGTATCCCGTCTGAATTCCAGGGCAGCTTTAGCACCGATAAAAGCCAGCTGATAACCTCTGAAAGTACCGTTATGCTCACCCGGCTGCCAGATGTCCAGTTCCGGTTTCAGCAACAGCATGGCCATTGGAAGTCCGTACCCACTCAGTGATTTGGAGAGCACCACGATATCCGGTTTAATACCTGCCTCTTCAAAAGAGAAGAAGTCACCAGACCTTCCACAGCCAATCTGTATATCGTCGGCGATAAAAAGGATGCCGTGTTTTTCGCAGATCTGTTTGAGCCCACGCAGCCATTCAGGGGAGGCAACATTCACGCCTCCTTCTGCCTGTACAGTTTCAAGGATAACAGCAGCTGGTTTTTCGATACCGGAATGTGTGTCTTCCAGCATCAATTCAAGATAGGCAAGGCTGTCAAATCCAGCAGGGCCATTGTTTTCGAAGGGCAGGAAGGTAACATTATGCAGACCAACACCGGCCACCTGACGGTGATATTGGTTGCTGGTGAGCGCCAGGCTGCCTTGTGACAGTCCATGATAAGCACCCATGAAAGCGATCACATTGGAGCGTTTGGTATAATTCCTGGCCAGTTTTAATGCGGCCTCAATAGCATTGGTGCCGGTAGGTCCGCAGAACTGGAACTTATACTCCAATCCTTTGGGCTTCAGCAGGAGATCA is part of the Chitinophaga flava genome and encodes:
- the ectB gene encoding diaminobutyrate--2-oxoglutarate transaminase, with amino-acid sequence MSTQVFETLESNVRSYSRSFPALFNKAKGSHLYTANGDAYIDFLMGAGALNYGHNNEYIKQQLLAYMAEDNIMQGLDLFTVAKSEFITAFNDLLLKPKGLEYKFQFCGPTGTNAIEAALKLARNYTKRSNVIAFMGAYHGLSQGSLALTSNQYHRQVAGVGLHNVTFLPFENNGPAGFDSLAYLELMLEDTHSGIEKPAAVILETVQAEGGVNVASPEWLRGLKQICEKHGILFIADDIQIGCGRSGDFFSFEEAGIKPDIVVLSKSLSGYGLPMAMLLLKPELDIWQPGEHNGTFRGYQLAFIGAKAALEFRRDTGLEAAVKQKASYIERFLKEELAAADERIVIRGRGLMWGIDLSSFEDPLLAKKVAQQSFQDKLIVECVGRHDKVVKLLPALTIEQETLDQALNILQRHITANISSGASAKKVHA